The following coding sequences lie in one Bacteroidota bacterium genomic window:
- a CDS encoding alpha/beta fold hydrolase, protein MKSNTRSNIIPILLLLIGLSSCSTSSFFYVPYKEFKYYPDTTKYFLEEVNFKSANGNNLNGWFFKPKNKPVIGTVLHFHGNAANISYQYQFSDSLIQAGFQVLTFDYQGFGKSEGKESQEHVLEDGISALYYIKAHEDVKNTKLILFGQSLGGHLSCVVAAREQKLIDALIVEGAFTGHERMAIYVGRKSGAPKWLTKMLVPTKYDAIEEIDKVTIPKLIIHSTEDKTCPFYMGKELFDKAIAPKEFWEIKGAHINASGMYRGEFVKRFVEILK, encoded by the coding sequence ATGAAAAGCAATACCAGAAGCAATATTATACCGATTTTATTACTATTGATAGGGCTTTCCTCCTGCAGCACCTCCTCCTTTTTTTATGTCCCGTACAAAGAATTCAAGTACTATCCCGATACAACCAAGTACTTTTTAGAAGAAGTAAACTTTAAATCAGCGAACGGAAACAACTTAAATGGCTGGTTTTTTAAACCAAAGAATAAACCGGTCATCGGAACTGTTTTGCATTTCCATGGCAATGCTGCCAACATTTCCTATCAATACCAATTCTCCGATTCGTTAATTCAAGCAGGTTTTCAAGTATTGACATTCGATTACCAAGGCTTTGGAAAATCGGAAGGAAAAGAATCACAAGAGCATGTATTGGAAGATGGGATTTCGGCATTGTATTATATAAAAGCACACGAAGATGTAAAAAACACAAAATTGATTTTATTCGGGCAATCCTTGGGCGGACATTTATCTTGTGTAGTAGCAGCGCGTGAGCAGAAATTGATTGATGCCTTAATTGTAGAAGGTGCATTTACCGGCCATGAGCGCATGGCAATTTATGTGGGAAGAAAAAGCGGAGCACCCAAGTGGTTAACAAAAATGTTGGTCCCAACAAAATACGATGCGATAGAAGAAATCGACAAAGTGACCATCCCCAAACTCATCATCCACAGTACCGAGGATAAAACCTGTCCGTTTTACATGGGGAAAGAACTATTTGACAAAGCCATTGCTCCAAAAGAATTCTGGGAAATAAAAGGAGCTCATATTAATGCCAGCGGAATGTACAGAGGAGAGTTTGTAAAGAGGTTTGTGGAGATACTGAAATAA
- a CDS encoding cold shock domain-containing protein — MKTGTVKFFNVSKGFGFITVDGTNQELFVHVTGLVDQIRDGDKVTFEEAEGKKGLNAVNVKKA, encoded by the coding sequence ATGAAAACAGGTACAGTAAAATTTTTCAATGTTTCTAAAGGATTTGGTTTTATCACAGTTGATGGAACAAACCAAGAATTATTTGTTCACGTTACAGGGTTGGTTGACCAAATCCGTGATGGTGATAAAGTAACTTTTGAAGAAGCAGAAGGTAAAAAAGGTTTAAATGCAGTAAATGTGAAAAAAGCATAA
- the trxB gene encoding thioredoxin-disulfide reductase, whose protein sequence is MSEQIEHVKCLIIGSGPAGYTAAIYAARAALKPVMYQGLQPGGQLTITTEVENYPGYPKGTQGPEMMEDFKAQAERFGTDIRWGLATSVDFTGPIHKVVIDEKTTITADTIIIATGASAKWLGLPSEERLNGFGVSACAVCDGFFFKGQDVAIVGAGDTAAEEATYLAKLCNKVYMIVRKGEMRASKAMQTRVLNTPNIEVIFNSSTKEILGEKSVDGALIVNDKGEERKLAVTGFFVAIGHQPNTAIFKDYLKLDETGYIQTIPGSSKTNVPGVFATGDAQDHIYRQAVTAAGSGCMGALDAERYLAEKGIH, encoded by the coding sequence ATGAGCGAACAAATTGAACATGTAAAATGCCTGATTATAGGTAGTGGTCCTGCAGGATATACCGCAGCCATTTATGCAGCACGCGCAGCTTTAAAACCTGTGATGTATCAAGGATTACAACCCGGTGGACAATTAACCATCACTACCGAAGTAGAAAACTATCCCGGATATCCGAAAGGAACACAAGGCCCTGAAATGATGGAAGATTTTAAAGCACAAGCCGAACGTTTTGGAACCGATATTCGTTGGGGATTGGCTACTTCTGTTGATTTCACCGGTCCGATTCACAAAGTAGTGATCGATGAAAAAACAACAATAACTGCAGATACGATTATTATTGCAACTGGAGCTTCCGCAAAGTGGTTAGGTTTACCATCTGAAGAACGATTAAATGGCTTCGGAGTTTCTGCCTGTGCTGTTTGTGATGGATTCTTTTTTAAAGGTCAAGATGTTGCCATTGTTGGCGCTGGAGATACAGCTGCTGAAGAAGCAACGTACCTTGCTAAACTTTGTAATAAAGTATACATGATTGTTCGTAAAGGCGAAATGCGTGCATCTAAAGCGATGCAAACGCGTGTTTTAAATACACCAAACATTGAGGTAATTTTTAATTCTTCAACAAAAGAGATATTAGGAGAGAAATCGGTTGATGGTGCTTTAATTGTCAACGACAAAGGGGAAGAAAGAAAATTAGCCGTAACAGGATTCTTTGTAGCTATTGGACATCAACCAAATACCGCTATTTTTAAAGATTATTTAAAATTAGACGAAACCGGATATATCCAAACCATTCCGGGTTCCAGCAAAACAAACGTACCGGGTGTTTTTGCAACTGGTGACGCACAAGATCACATTTACCGTCAGGCAGTTACAGCAGCTGGCAGCGGTTGTATGGGCGCTTTGGATGCGGAAAGATACCTTGCCGAAAAAGGAATTCATTAG
- a CDS encoding DUF4249 domain-containing protein — MKYAVFTNSLKRKSIMSKKYFLILIASASLFSACTEEIDVKLPNSDKKIVIEGSIETGKFAEVIITRTIPLFSSVTGTSPTDFFVLDATVYVSNGIITDTLGITIDSATSLGLVYKGSSIVGVPGQNYSLKVVAADGTVYTSTTSIPYPVALDSVWWKADPPLDSLGFANARLTDPAGLGQNYRWYSKRPTKDRRFLFQFGSTFDDKLIDGKSFEFAYAKAYDPTDTENSLQNDPESEQYYYRKSDTIYIKFVTMDRASKDFFTTFESALSSNGNPFASPTTILGNIDNGALGIWSGMATTFDTIMPTP; from the coding sequence ATGAAATACGCAGTATTCACAAATTCATTAAAAAGAAAATCAATAATGAGTAAAAAATATTTTTTAATCCTTATCGCATCTGCTTCTCTCTTCTCGGCTTGTACCGAAGAGATTGATGTTAAATTGCCCAACTCCGATAAAAAAATTGTGATTGAAGGGTCGATTGAAACCGGAAAATTTGCCGAAGTCATCATCACCCGCACCATTCCACTTTTTTCGTCTGTAACAGGAACCTCACCAACCGACTTTTTTGTTTTGGATGCAACGGTTTATGTTTCCAACGGAATTATTACCGATACACTGGGAATCACCATTGACAGTGCTACTTCACTCGGACTTGTTTACAAAGGCAGTTCTATTGTTGGCGTACCGGGACAAAACTATTCATTGAAAGTAGTTGCTGCTGACGGAACCGTATATACCTCTACAACAAGTATCCCGTATCCTGTAGCTTTGGATTCTGTTTGGTGGAAAGCGGACCCTCCGCTAGATTCATTAGGATTTGCGAATGCTCGCTTAACGGATCCTGCAGGCTTAGGACAAAATTACAGATGGTATTCAAAACGACCGACCAAAGACAGACGTTTTCTGTTCCAATTCGGCTCCACCTTCGATGATAAATTGATTGATGGTAAGAGTTTTGAATTTGCATATGCCAAGGCATACGACCCAACCGATACAGAAAATTCGTTGCAAAACGATCCAGAATCAGAACAGTATTATTATAGAAAATCGGATACCATTTATATCAAATTCGTAACAATGGACAGAGCCAGCAAGGATTTTTTCACAACGTTTGAATCTGCTCTTTCCAGCAATGGAAATCCATTTGCCTCCCCAACTACTATTTTAGGGAATATCGACAATGGCGCGCTTGGAATCTGGTCAGGGATGGCTACAACGTTTGATACAATTATGCCAACACCATAA
- a CDS encoding TonB-dependent receptor, which yields MRTFLSLKSVYLFLVFVAFSFSANAQDKQKYTISGYVKDASNGEYSIGANVYIKELLKGGNTNQYGFFSITVEKGTYTLISSYVGYTDFVKTIVLDKDIVLNIELKPSAINVKEVEVSSEKIDKNVSSTSVGSIKLDMEEIKKLPAFLGEVDILKTIQLLPGVKSSGDGNSGFYVRGGGPDQNLILLDEAVVYNASHLLGFFSVFNGDAVKSINLVKGGMPAQYGGRLASVLDISMKEGNNKTYHASGGIGLISSRLTVEGPLKKDTGSFILSARRTYLDVLARPFAKPDSPLKNSGVYFYDFNAKVNYRLSDKDRIFASGYFGRDIMKFQDPDAGFKMGVAWGNSTGVVRWNHLFSNKLFMNVSAIISDYQFTFSAEQTGFELKLFSGINDLNAKVDFGYFPTIRHEVKFGANYIYHTFKPMSATAKQGETEFDLGGIKKLYAHDVAAYVSDDFDVTDNFKIHAGLRYSYFAQVGPFDRYVKDPLTGQISSTIHTDKNKKVADYGGFEPRFNARYSLNTKSSIKASYTYNLQYIHLASLSAVTLPIDTWVPSSELVKPQEGSQYSLGYFRNFKDNAYESSIEIYYKDLKNQIEYADGSMPGGGIGDNADNQFVFGKGQAYGVELFLKKRVGKFNGWVGYTLSFTTRVFPDLNRGKEFYAKYDRRHDASVVLSYDLSKKWTFASIFVYGTGNAITIPTSYYVIDGNITYDYSDRNAFRMPAYHRLDISATYTPDRTKHIERRKKRIIKKFGLGDTVKAEDVKIPTKLFKNYSSSWTFSVFNVYNRHNPYIIYFANEGSATDGTLKIKAKQVYLFPIIPSATWNFNF from the coding sequence ATGAGAACTTTTTTATCCCTCAAATCCGTTTACCTCTTTTTAGTTTTTGTAGCATTTTCCTTTTCAGCAAACGCACAAGACAAACAGAAATATACCATCAGTGGTTATGTAAAAGATGCTTCTAACGGAGAATACAGCATTGGTGCCAATGTTTACATCAAAGAACTTTTGAAAGGTGGAAACACCAATCAATATGGATTTTTTTCCATCACTGTTGAAAAAGGGACGTACACCCTCATCAGCTCATACGTAGGCTACACCGATTTTGTAAAAACAATTGTATTGGATAAAGACATCGTTTTAAACATTGAGCTTAAACCATCTGCTATCAATGTGAAAGAAGTTGAAGTAAGTTCTGAAAAAATTGATAAAAATGTTTCCAGTACTTCTGTAGGTTCGATTAAACTTGACATGGAAGAAATTAAAAAACTTCCTGCATTTTTAGGGGAAGTAGATATTTTAAAAACCATCCAACTTTTACCGGGTGTTAAATCTAGCGGTGATGGTAACTCCGGCTTTTATGTGCGTGGTGGTGGCCCCGATCAAAATTTAATTTTATTGGATGAAGCAGTTGTTTACAATGCTTCTCACTTACTTGGATTTTTCTCCGTATTCAATGGCGATGCCGTAAAAAGCATCAACCTTGTAAAAGGTGGTATGCCGGCTCAATATGGAGGACGTTTAGCTTCGGTATTAGACATTTCCATGAAAGAAGGAAACAACAAAACCTATCATGCTTCCGGTGGTATCGGATTAATTTCTTCCCGATTAACGGTGGAAGGTCCGCTTAAAAAAGATACCGGTTCCTTTATTTTATCTGCCAGAAGAACTTACTTAGATGTGTTAGCTCGCCCGTTCGCAAAACCGGATTCTCCTCTCAAAAACTCAGGTGTATATTTTTACGACTTCAATGCAAAAGTGAATTACCGTCTTTCCGATAAAGATAGAATCTTTGCCAGCGGATATTTCGGACGAGACATCATGAAGTTTCAAGATCCGGATGCCGGATTTAAAATGGGCGTTGCTTGGGGAAACTCCACCGGAGTGGTGCGCTGGAATCACTTGTTCAGCAATAAATTATTCATGAACGTTTCGGCCATCATCAGTGATTATCAATTTACATTCTCTGCCGAACAAACAGGTTTTGAACTAAAATTATTTTCCGGCATCAACGACTTAAATGCAAAAGTAGATTTTGGCTATTTCCCAACCATCCGTCACGAAGTTAAATTCGGAGCCAACTACATTTATCATACTTTCAAACCAATGAGTGCTACCGCAAAACAAGGTGAAACAGAATTTGATTTGGGCGGAATAAAAAAATTATATGCACACGATGTTGCGGCTTATGTATCTGACGATTTTGATGTAACCGACAATTTTAAAATTCATGCAGGATTGCGTTACTCTTATTTTGCACAGGTGGGTCCGTTTGACAGATATGTGAAAGACCCGTTAACCGGACAAATTTCTTCAACCATCCACACCGATAAAAACAAAAAAGTGGCCGATTATGGTGGATTTGAACCGCGCTTTAACGCACGTTATTCCTTAAACACAAAATCATCCATCAAAGCATCGTATACCTATAACTTGCAATACATTCACCTTGCTTCCTTATCTGCTGTTACCTTGCCAATCGACACCTGGGTGCCTTCTTCCGAACTAGTTAAGCCACAAGAAGGATCACAATATTCCTTAGGATATTTTAGAAACTTTAAAGACAATGCTTACGAGAGCTCCATTGAAATCTATTACAAAGATTTAAAAAATCAAATTGAGTATGCCGATGGCTCCATGCCTGGTGGTGGAATTGGCGACAATGCCGACAATCAATTTGTGTTTGGAAAAGGCCAAGCGTATGGTGTAGAATTGTTCCTAAAAAAACGTGTCGGGAAATTTAACGGATGGGTAGGATATACTTTATCCTTTACCACACGTGTTTTTCCTGATTTAAATCGCGGTAAAGAATTTTATGCTAAATACGACAGACGTCATGATGCTTCGGTGGTGTTGAGTTACGACCTGAGTAAAAAATGGACCTTCGCCAGCATCTTTGTATATGGCACCGGAAATGCAATCACCATTCCTACTTCCTATTATGTAATTGATGGAAACATCACTTACGATTACAGCGATAGAAATGCATTTCGTATGCCGGCTTATCACCGTTTAGATATTTCGGCAACCTATACACCCGACAGAACCAAACACATTGAACGAAGAAAAAAACGCATCATCAAAAAATTCGGATTGGGCGATACTGTTAAAGCAGAAGATGTAAAAATCCCAACCAAGCTGTTCAAAAACTATTCATCCAGTTGGACATTCAGTGTATTCAATGTTTACAACAGACATAATCCATACATCATTTATTTTGCAAACGAAGGAAGTGCAACGGATGGCACACTTAAAATAAAAGCAAAACAAGTTTACTTGTTCCCGATTATTCCTTCTGCTACCTGGAACTTTAATTTTTAA
- a CDS encoding MFS transporter, with protein MSQKSLPFAKQIAYSFGMMGWSVMINLISVILIYLYLPPADSGLPHLITQVAVFGVFNVIAIITSSGRLIDAIYDPFIAQLSDSSKNPKGRRIPIMKWAILPSFIFCFLIFYPLKQEESTLNIVWLVIMLIGFYVSSTSYIIPYNALLPELATTSEAKVRLATWQSIGYVFGIAIASNAFNLADVLQHTFEMESRIMALQGAVLIMCILAGIFMAITVFAIDEKKYCVSKPHSVPMKMALKQTLTNKRFLLFIVADFSYFIAVTIITSGLLYFVTVLLQLPETLGNKLMITMVLVSFIFYPVVNYFSKKIGKKIIVIVSFALLSLVFLGIYFLGKGNVNAELQIYSLIILAAIPLASLNILPNAILAEIIEKDTIDTQTNKEGIYFAVRYFFVKIAQTFGIALFAMFLLYGKDVGNDYGIRLSGLLGFVLCLLAAIIFTRFKEKR; from the coding sequence ATGAGTCAAAAATCGCTGCCTTTCGCCAAACAAATCGCCTATTCCTTTGGAATGATGGGGTGGAGTGTAATGATTAACCTCATTAGCGTCATCCTGATTTACCTCTATCTTCCACCGGCTGACAGTGGATTGCCTCATTTGATTACACAAGTAGCAGTTTTTGGCGTTTTTAATGTGATTGCCATCATTACCTCCAGTGGCCGATTGATAGACGCCATTTATGATCCTTTTATTGCCCAGTTGAGTGATAGTTCTAAAAATCCGAAAGGGCGAAGAATTCCCATTATGAAATGGGCCATTTTGCCATCCTTTATCTTTTGTTTTTTGATTTTTTATCCCTTAAAGCAGGAGGAAAGCACGTTGAACATTGTTTGGTTGGTAATTATGCTCATCGGTTTCTATGTTTCTTCCACTTCGTATATCATTCCTTACAATGCTTTGTTACCCGAATTGGCGACCACCTCCGAAGCAAAAGTGCGTTTGGCAACCTGGCAATCCATTGGATATGTATTTGGAATTGCAATCGCATCCAATGCTTTTAATTTAGCAGATGTATTGCAACACACGTTTGAAATGGAATCACGCATTATGGCTTTGCAAGGGGCGGTACTCATCATGTGTATTCTGGCAGGAATATTTATGGCGATTACAGTTTTTGCGATTGATGAAAAAAAGTACTGTGTAAGCAAACCTCATTCTGTTCCGATGAAAATGGCCCTGAAACAAACACTTACCAATAAGCGTTTCCTTTTATTTATTGTTGCCGATTTTTCCTATTTCATTGCGGTCACCATCATTACCTCCGGATTATTATATTTTGTTACGGTTTTGTTACAACTACCGGAAACATTAGGGAATAAATTGATGATTACGATGGTGTTGGTTTCATTTATTTTTTATCCGGTAGTGAATTATTTTTCTAAAAAAATCGGAAAAAAAATAATCGTGATTGTTTCTTTTGCATTGTTATCCTTGGTTTTTTTAGGGATTTATTTCTTAGGCAAGGGTAATGTGAATGCCGAATTGCAAATTTATTCATTAATCATTTTAGCGGCTATCCCCTTGGCTTCTTTAAATATTTTGCCGAATGCCATCTTAGCTGAAATTATTGAAAAGGATACAATAGATACTCAAACCAATAAAGAAGGAATCTACTTTGCCGTGCGTTACTTTTTTGTGAAAATTGCACAAACCTTTGGAATTGCATTGTTTGCCATGTTTCTGCTCTATGGGAAAGATGTAGGTAACGATTATGGAATTCGATTGTCGGGTTTGTTGGGTTTTGTATTGTGCTTGTTAGCGGCAATTATTTTTACCCGGTTTAAAGAAAAGCGATAG
- a CDS encoding class I SAM-dependent methyltransferase, which yields MSTIAISATKRGFYEKVILSLFSKMEMGRLTITMPDGEIIKLGNGAGNIEANIQIKKQDYFKRCVLYGDIGFGEAYMDGCWDTDNITNVIKWFIINIENAPTVSGSNVQNLTLNILRIFNKIYHFKRANSVNGSRKNISEHYDLNNDFFALFLDPSMTYSSAYFKEEGMSLQQAQAEKYDRLCQQLNIQPTDHVLEIGTGWGGNAIHIAKKYGCKVTTATISEEQYKLAKERIAKEQLSNKINVVLQDYRLLEGEFDKIVSIEMLEAVGHKFLDVYFKKCNELLKKDGILALQVITCPDSRYDSLRNGVDWIQKHIFPGSLLPSVSAINTSINNTGNMTMVDLKDIGLHYAKTLSIWRDQFNSHLEEVKALGFDERFIRKWNYYLCYCEAAFAMRNINVMQMVYSRPNNINR from the coding sequence ATGTCAACCATCGCTATCAGCGCCACAAAACGTGGCTTTTATGAAAAAGTAATTTTGAGTCTGTTTTCAAAAATGGAAATGGGACGCCTCACCATTACCATGCCTGATGGAGAAATCATTAAACTGGGGAATGGGGCAGGCAACATCGAAGCCAACATCCAAATCAAAAAACAAGACTATTTCAAACGCTGTGTTTTATATGGCGATATTGGATTTGGTGAAGCATATATGGATGGATGCTGGGATACCGATAACATCACAAATGTGATTAAATGGTTTATCATTAATATTGAAAATGCGCCTACCGTTTCCGGAAGCAATGTTCAAAACTTAACATTGAACATCCTTCGCATCTTCAACAAAATCTATCATTTCAAACGAGCCAACAGTGTGAATGGTTCACGCAAAAATATTTCTGAGCATTATGATTTAAACAATGATTTTTTTGCATTGTTTTTGGATCCATCCATGACCTACTCCTCTGCTTATTTTAAAGAAGAAGGCATGAGCTTGCAACAAGCGCAAGCTGAAAAGTACGACCGTCTTTGTCAGCAATTAAATATCCAACCGACCGATCATGTATTGGAAATCGGTACAGGTTGGGGAGGAAATGCCATTCACATTGCCAAAAAATATGGCTGTAAAGTCACTACTGCTACTATATCCGAAGAACAATATAAACTGGCAAAAGAACGCATCGCAAAAGAACAGCTTTCTAATAAAATAAATGTTGTATTGCAAGATTACCGTTTATTGGAAGGTGAATTTGATAAAATTGTTTCCATCGAAATGTTGGAGGCAGTCGGCCATAAATTCTTAGATGTCTACTTTAAAAAATGTAACGAACTTTTAAAAAAGGATGGCATCCTTGCTTTACAAGTAATTACCTGTCCGGATTCCCGATACGACAGTTTACGTAATGGTGTCGACTGGATTCAAAAACATATTTTCCCGGGGTCACTCCTTCCATCCGTTTCGGCAATCAATACATCCATCAACAATACCGGCAACATGACGATGGTCGATTTGAAAGACATTGGTTTGCATTATGCTAAAACACTTTCCATCTGGAGAGACCAATTCAACAGTCATTTAGAGGAAGTAAAAGCATTAGGATTTGACGAACGTTTTATCCGTAAATGGAATTATTATTTATGTTATTGCGAAGCAGCATTTGCGATGCGTAACATCAATGTGATGCAAATGGTGTATTCAAGACCGAATAACATCAATCGATAA
- a CDS encoding DUF1365 family protein, translated as MKPFLLKKEQLSENKYHLNTTKYFYVSPFIDHDSNFDFNLVIPDEKLNIRIDDYKDGERFFISTLTGSKKTLTNLNLLWYSIRFPFITLKIITLIHWNAIKLWIKKIPYHKKSANQELQKDVYRRTN; from the coding sequence ATGAAACCTTTTCTTCTGAAGAAAGAACAGCTATCAGAAAACAAGTATCATTTGAATACGACCAAATATTTTTATGTTTCTCCTTTTATTGATCACGATTCGAATTTTGATTTCAATCTGGTGATACCGGATGAAAAATTAAACATCCGAATTGATGATTATAAAGATGGGGAGCGATTTTTTATTAGCACGTTAACGGGAAGTAAAAAAACGTTGACAAACTTGAATTTATTATGGTATAGTATTCGTTTCCCGTTTATTACACTAAAAATTATAACTTTGATTCATTGGAATGCGATTAAACTTTGGATAAAAAAAATACCCTATCACAAAAAATCAGCAAACCAAGAATTACAAAAAGACGTATATAGAAGAACAAATTAA
- a CDS encoding DUF1365 family protein: MNSCLYKANVMHHRLQPKKHRFNYNVFMFYIDLNEIELLSKKLWMFSNNRFNYFSLRKDEHLQLPINNPDKTKSIREQITLYLSENGLNIGKGRIMLLTNLNVLGYNFNPVSFYYCYDENNSPFVLFVRLEIRLVR; the protein is encoded by the coding sequence TTGAACAGCTGTCTCTATAAAGCCAACGTAATGCATCATCGGTTGCAACCTAAAAAACATAGGTTCAACTACAATGTATTTATGTTTTATATTGACTTAAATGAAATAGAACTCCTTTCAAAAAAGCTGTGGATGTTCAGCAACAATCGGTTCAATTATTTTAGTTTACGAAAGGATGAGCACTTACAACTCCCAATCAACAATCCTGATAAAACGAAGAGTATTCGCGAACAAATTACCTTGTATTTATCAGAAAACGGCTTAAACATTGGCAAAGGTCGAATAATGCTTTTAACAAACCTAAACGTTTTAGGGTACAACTTTAACCCTGTTTCCTTTTATTATTGTTATGATGAGAACAATTCCCCCTTTGTGTTGTTTGTGAGATTGGAAATACGTTTGGTGAGATGA
- a CDS encoding FAD-dependent oxidoreductase, whose translation MEKLAIIGTGIAGMGCGHLLHKKYDLTLFEQDNYIGGHTNTITVDEDGTPVYMDTGFMVFNFETYPNLCNLFKELNAPIKKTDMSFSVQYTPTGLEYCGSGLNGLFAQRKNIFNISYIKMLTQITRFNKESLKVLDNPRFNNYSLGEYIKEYNYGEDMLWKYLIPMSSAVWSTPMNEMLDFPIVTLVRFFKNHGFLGLNTQHQWYTLENGSQSYRKLLIAPFKDKIQINNGVESVKRENGKAILTTKDGRVHTFDKVIFASHADQTLKLLENPTADEKRLLTPFKYQKNVATVHTDESIMPKTKLTWSSWNYRIEKRNETLAPTTIYWMNSLQGVSKKKNYFISINAIPGSVDKNKIIQEINYEHPLFDVSTMQAQNELDKLNESGPLYFCGSYFKYGFHEDAYKSAVDLCAKL comes from the coding sequence ATGGAAAAATTAGCCATCATTGGAACCGGCATTGCCGGAATGGGTTGCGGACATCTTTTGCATAAAAAATACGACCTGACACTTTTTGAACAGGATAATTATATTGGTGGACATACGAATACCATTACTGTGGATGAAGATGGTACACCCGTTTATATGGATACCGGATTTATGGTTTTCAACTTCGAAACCTATCCGAATCTTTGTAATTTATTTAAAGAACTAAATGCTCCCATCAAAAAAACGGATATGTCGTTTAGTGTGCAATATACTCCAACCGGCTTGGAATATTGTGGTTCCGGATTAAACGGATTATTTGCGCAGCGAAAAAACATCTTTAATATTTCTTACATAAAAATGTTAACACAAATAACTCGCTTCAACAAAGAGAGTTTAAAAGTGTTGGACAACCCACGATTTAATAATTACTCCCTAGGTGAATACATCAAAGAATACAATTATGGAGAAGACATGCTCTGGAAATATCTCATTCCAATGAGTTCAGCCGTATGGTCAACACCCATGAATGAAATGCTCGATTTTCCAATTGTCACCCTTGTTCGTTTTTTTAAAAACCACGGATTTTTAGGATTGAATACCCAACACCAATGGTATACCTTAGAAAATGGAAGCCAGTCGTACCGCAAATTACTCATTGCTCCTTTCAAAGATAAAATTCAAATTAACAATGGGGTTGAAAGCGTGAAAAGAGAAAACGGAAAGGCTATTTTAACAACAAAAGATGGTAGAGTGCATACCTTCGACAAAGTTATATTTGCCTCACATGCCGACCAAACGTTAAAGCTTTTAGAAAATCCTACAGCAGATGAAAAACGATTGTTAACTCCTTTCAAATATCAGAAAAATGTTGCCACCGTTCACACGGATGAATCCATTATGCCGAAAACAAAATTAACCTGGAGCAGTTGGAATTACAGAATTGAAAAGCGTAACGAAACGCTAGCACCAACAACCATCTATTGGATGAACAGTTTGCAAGGAGTCTCCAAAAAGAAAAACTATTTTATTTCCATCAATGCAATTCCTGGTTCGGTCGACAAAAATAAAATCATTCAAGAAATCAATTACGAACATCCTTTATTTGATGTTTCTACCATGCAGGCTCAAAACGAATTGGATAAATTAAATGAATCCGGACCACTGTATTTCTGCGGAAGTTATTTTAAATACGGATTTCATGAAGATGCGTATAAAAGTGCAGTGGATTTATGCGCAAAACTTTGA